The nucleotide window CTGTCGTGTCGCCAGTCGGAACCTCCAGTTCGTACTGATCCTCGTCCGTCACGACGATCACGGTGTCTCCGACCACGTCGACGGTGGCCTCGGTCACACCGAGGTCCGCCGCGATCACCGTCCGGTCGTCGTATTCGAACCGCCGTACCGGCGCGTCTGCGATTGCCTGTTGGGCTGTCATCCTAACCAGACGTAAGCAGGAAAAGTATATAAAACTTTCCCCTCATTTATAAATAAACGGCCGTTTTACCCGATTCGATAGTATTGCGGTTCACACGTCCCTGTCGCTCGGAGGGTCGCGGGGGACGAGTCCACACCGGGGTGAACCGGGCCCGGGAGCGGTCCGTTCAAGTGGGAGAAGTAGCTACGAACCATCAACGAATGAGCGAGGATTTCTACGAGGTACTCGGGGTCTCCCGAGACGCCGATAGCGAGGAGATCAAGTCGGCGTATCGCGATCTGGCCAGCGAGTACCACCCCGACGTGAGCGACGACCCCGACGCCGAGGAGAAGTTCAAGAAAGTCAAGAAGGCCAAGGAGGTCCTCACCGACGACGAACAGCGGGAGATGTACGACCAGTTGGGCCACGACCGGTACGTCGAGGCCGACAAGCGCGGCGCGACCGAGAACGGCGGCGCGGGCCGACGACGCCAGCAGGGCAACCCGTTCGGTGGCGGTGGCATGGGCGACATCTTCGATCAGTTCTTCGGCGGCGGTGGCCGCTCGCGCGGGCAAGACCGCAACCGCCCACAGCAGGGCCGCGACCTGCGGACCGACCTGACGATCGACCTCGAAGACGCGTTCCACGGCCGGGAAACTCAGGTGACGGTCAGACGCCCGACCGAGTGTGAGAGCTGTGACGGCGCGGGCCATCCGCCCGACGCGAGCTCTCGGACCTGCGACGAGTGTGACGGTCACGGACAGGTCACGACCGTCCAGCGCACGCCGATGGGCCGGATTCAACAGACCCAGACCTGCCCACGGTGTGACGGGCGGGGCGAG belongs to Halococcoides cellulosivorans and includes:
- the dnaJ gene encoding molecular chaperone DnaJ is translated as MSEDFYEVLGVSRDADSEEIKSAYRDLASEYHPDVSDDPDAEEKFKKVKKAKEVLTDDEQREMYDQLGHDRYVEADKRGATENGGAGRRRQQGNPFGGGGMGDIFDQFFGGGGRSRGQDRNRPQQGRDLRTDLTIDLEDAFHGRETQVTVRRPTECESCDGAGHPPDASSRTCDECDGHGQVTTVQRTPMGRIQQTQTCPRCDGRGEVFSETCSECRGDGVVREKATLQVEIPAGIQDGQTLRMNGEGAPGENGGPPGDLLIDVSIEDHDVFERDGRDLHRRVAVSFPQAVFGDEITVETIDGELKMDVPAGTQSGEVFRLRGEGMPHLHGRRQGDLYVKVQVVTPDDLTEEQREALKAFAEAGGEEIDVDRGFFEKLKDTF
- a CDS encoding DUF7127 family protein, whose protein sequence is MTAQQAIADAPVRRFEYDDRTVIAADLGVTEATVDVVGDTVIVVTDEDQYELEVPTGDTTALMQNGVLTVEVNA